The stretch of DNA AAGACGGACTTCGGGGCAAAGACGGCAAAACTTTGGAGAAAGACGGACTCCAGAGCAAAGACGATGCTAGCAATGGATCACAGGACGAATTCCAGTGCAGCAATGACGAAAAGATGAGGCGAAAGCCAGTAAAGGAAAGACGAGATCAGCTTCAATTCTATGATGTGGAAGGAAGCATTGAAGAGTTCAGTGGAAGCAAATTTGAAGACGTACGACTGTGGCTGGAAGAATTTGATGACGTAGCTGAGATGGCAGGATGGTCATCAAAGCAAAGAATTTTGAtgtgtaaaaaattcttgagaggAACAGCGAGAAATTTTATCTTTGCTGAGGGAACTGCGACTTCGTGgagagaaatgaaaaggaTGCTTGTGGATGAATTTGGAAAGCGAATTAGTTCCGTGGAGATTCACCGACGTTTGAGCAGCAGGATGAAGAAGGATGATGAGACATACCTGGATTATGTGTACGAGATACAGAGGAttggaaaaatgggaaatgtaGACGAATCTTCCTTGTGTGAGTACGTGTGTGATGGAATTCCAGGagatgaaatggaaaaattagtTCTGTACGATGCTAAAACGATTCGTGAATTGAAGATGAAGTTGGAACGTTACGAGAGGCAAATGGAGATACGCAAGAAGTACGTTGAGGTCgaagatgaagatgaaatATCCGAAGAAGATTATGATTCCGAGGAGGAGGACGAAGAAGCTGAAGAGATTGATGAGAATTCTGATGATGAAACAAGCGAGGAAAACGACGTAGAATTTGAAGGAAGTGATGAGAAGTCCGAAGATGAGGAATCAGAGATAGAGAAATCTGAAATTTGGGTGAATTCGATTATTGTGGAGGAAGATGTACAAGTTACAAGCCCAGAGATGAAACCAGATGagaatgagatgaaaaatgatCAAGCTGACGATGAGAAGATGAACGAGAACAATGATGACAAGAAAGCCGTGAGTAAATTGGAAGCAGTTGCTATGTTGAAcgagaaaaggatttttgagATCGTTGAGATGGAATTTTACGAAGAAATGATGAAGAAGCTGTCGGAGAATAACAGTGGTCCAAGGATGTTGTATGTGGACTACCGCGAGATCAATagcaaaattaatgaattatgGTGAAGACGATGGATTGACAAAGATGACGACTTGGCTATGCGATTGGACTACGATATGACTCAGAGGTCATCCGAGGCCGGATGAATTGTCAGGAGAGGCCGTGTGGGATGCAGATCATAGTGTGTCGTGGAACAAATAAAAGATCaactgaaaaaatcattataactATACGGGAATAAAGTAACTCTGAGAATAAACCCTTAGAAGTCTATTTTATCTCCCCACAAATATAATGAAGAACCATTTAAAGAATAGAATATTCAGGACATTGAGGACATTGTATATAGATTTATGAAACTTTTCCGCatgattgattgaaaaattaaaagcaaaagatgactaatgtacaaaaaagtcttttcgcgcaaaagcaaaaaaaaaatcgaagatTTTGGAggcaaaattttctctttgtgattttccttttgttaGAAATGGAAATCAATCAAATACTACTAATATTAGGTGGTTTGGGTGTTGGAATTGCTGTTTTATTACTTCTGGTCTGTATTTGTTGTCAGATTCGTTTTAAAGTTTCAGCGAAATCCAGTTGATGACAAAGCACTGAAGAAAACACAAcaggaggaaaattcaatggaagAGGTATTAGAaagataagaattttcaacacCTTTACAACTAGAAGATACATTGTCAAGTTTCTTCCTCAGGTTCCTCTTCGGGATATCAATGTTCAAAGTAAAGAACGTCCTACAGGATTAGCAACAGATGCTCACCATACctcagagaattttcttcattcagaAGCTAATCAAATAAATCCCAATACATCGTCATCTCAGGAcaaagagaataataaaattaaatttagtgaATGGCACGTCAGCTTCACATGAAGATTTCACGTCCAATAAGGAAGACTTCCGGAATCTTCTTTGtgccttaaaaaatattcaacaggATGCATTATCCCATTTGTAGAACATTTCTcagaaagtttaaaataatttttaaaagtaatttaagaaattcaatgttGCAAAATATCAATTGCAACATCTTAGAACATTTAttaaggaaaactttaaaaatcccATTGATTTTAATAAGTATAGAAAATTAAGGGTGTagtttttaagaatttttcaacgggtgtgattgaaattttagtattgaAATACCTAATGTGCGTGAGAGTATTGCGTGTAAAACGCAGACAGATCTCAAAGTAGTTTTATCAACTTCCTGGAAgttgaaatgaatttcattcaaaccataatcttttttatttatgggaGTGTTCTGCCTTGTTTCagcatgaataaaaaaatctttaatatgaatttcttggaaatttacctgcaaaaaaagctcttttgatgttcttttagccattagaattttcaatgattggAATATTAGGAGCAGAGAGAccaatttaaggaattttcaaattcaagattgttttaaaatagttCCATCAGCTTCAATGGCTTCTTTAGTAGATTCAATATCAATTACTAATAAATTaggttttcttgaaaaattatcaTCCATTCTTACACGTGTAGAACAATGCTAGgtgccccggtagagaaacccttctaccgtatATAATGTTGAGCTATGGCACTATATGTGTCTAGGGTTGGACagctctgggtgaaagagtgagatgagtcgttagctctatgccgctcatcaggcactcataggttcagtagcccactgttgctcgtccgattcagttcgggacccgttagctcttcaaataagggtagttattagcccatgtaggaatatcgtcctacatatcagaagtgggataGGGTCCGCGTGTGCCACTGCGTGTGGAAAACCGTGAAAATCACGGCGcgagtgaaaagaaaagtgaaaatttcggAGACGACGACGCAAAAGGCAGCGAGACAACATGGCCGCCACCGTGTGGAGAAAAATGCGGCGTAGAAGCAGCGAAATGCGACAAGATAGGACTGCGAAGACCATCGAGAAGCGCCCCAGCAACTGTGTGGTGGAGCACCCGGCGATGGAAGTAGCGCAAGTACCCCTGAGTGCCCCAggaaagggaaataaaaagagaaaaattgaaaggggAATATGTttctttgaattgaaaaaagtcatgataaatttctgagaaatttttggcaattcCAGGAATTTCTATgtgttaacccttttgtgtATGCTATGTGTGAATGGTGGCCACCCGCACAAAATAATTGTCTTGTCTTGTCTTGCAATAACATGTCGTAACAGGAATTCCTTTTCAGGTTATTcatgataatttttgaaaatatttcatgtgaaactgcataggaaaattcataagaaaaaaatgaaaaatgttttaaaagtgTTTCATATGTTCGTGAAATTAGCCGAGTTTCATGAAACAAGATTCGGCGAGATTGATGAAACATGAAATGTTTTTGCTGGAATTTGACCATATCGTGACATTTCGGTCGTGCCGATTGAATGCTCGGGTATTGCGTCATATTATTGTCATTTTATGCAAGTCATTTGAGTGTTAAAGGTGTGTTGCGAGGAAATTCAagggaaatttcaataaattgcgcAAAGAAATCGCAGCAGAGTAAGTAAGATGATATAAAAGAGGGACAGAGAGGATTTTCAAAggtaaaaaagttaaagatgCTATGtgtaattcaattcttttaactGCAGGAAAAAACAATGTCGAGAAGGCAAAACTCCACGGTTGCCATGCCCATGGGACCAAAGGAACTAAGCGCAATAATACAGCGATTTGATTCAGATTGACCGACTGCATTGACACTGAAGATTGGCTTGTAGAAGTTGAAAAGGCGCGTTGATGTATCATTGGGAAGAGAGAGTGATAATTCTTTATGCATCTATGTGATTGAGGAgaccagcaaaaaaaatggttcaTTGAGCCAAAGCGAGGCTGGATTCGTGGCAAAAATTTCGCGATGAATTGTTGCAATTCTTTCCTACCGTTGTGGATTTAAGGGCATCATTGTTGACACAAACTTTGAATCTCTCACGCAACTTCTCCGCGTGCTAATTGATGCGGAACAAAACACTGAAACATAGACGATTCCAAGCAAGACAGGCGCTATTCCAAGCGCAACTCTGGGCAGAATTCAGGGCGCTACCATCCGTACCGCCATGGCAAGACGAATGACAGTCGAGAATCTCAGCGTGAAGCACACAAGGAAGCCAATAAGGAGAAAGAGCAGAAAACCACCAAGGAGCGACGAAGCTCTGAGAAACTCTGCTACAGATGCAAGAAGCCCGGACATTTGATTGCTCAGTGCCCACAATAATTCCGATGAATTCCAATGTAgggataattaaattgaatttcgagGAAATAAAGAAGCTAAGCTTACTGAGTGTAGTCAAGTGTgaagtcaaataaaaaagaaattacagaaaagtattattatttattcgagGTTTAATTAGATGTTTTTTCAAAGATAACCTTAAGTTTAcaggaaaaaagtgaaatacaGATCGCAAGGTAAGCCTGCTAAATAGATtggagaataatttctttgtcattttagaGAATGGCCATACAACGAGGAAGCAACAAAGAAAtgtgaaggatttaaaaaatatcaaatattatatGCTCCGCTCAGACACAAGCTAGAAGTAATGAAGGAAGGGAATCTCAAGCGTAGGACAGGAATTGAGGACTGGATAGATATTAAGGAAGGCTATGTGCCAAAGTCAAGCAATGGCTGTGTGCCGCTTGAAAGCTGAGTGCGCTAAACCAAGGATTCAATATCAAGTAGATGCAATGAAGAAAAGCAACCTGAAGTGTATAAAAGGAATTAAGAACTGgatagaaggaagaaaatcacTGGCCAAGTCGAGAGCCGAAGCAAGAAGACTTCGTCTTCACCTGCTGAGCCCCAGGCTTAGTTGCTTCACAGAGTTCATAGTACTATGTGTACTCGATTAtggaaaaaggcaaaagatTAAAGAACACAAGATGACAATGATGAAATATAACGAAAGAATAAGGACACTGGATTGACCATTCACTTCATCAATGAGGACATTGATCATATCAGGAAGGCCGAGATGTAGAACAATGCTAGgtgccccggtagagaaacccttctaccgtatATAATGTTGAGCTATGGCACTATATGTGTCTAGGGTTGGACagctctgggtgaaagagtgagatgagtcgttagctctatgccgctcatcaggcactcataggttcagtagcccactgttgctcgtccgattcagttcgggacccgttagctcttcaaataagggtagttattagcccatgtaggaatatcgtcctacaCACGGTTATCCCAATTCATTAGATTCTCTGCAAAACAGATAGTTTCAGCACCAGTATACTATAGTTATTCTCTATACTATCCTGAAGTcttcttaagaagaaatctTACCAGCCTATAAAAGCCTGGATGGCAATTTCGAGCGAATATAATGATccagaaagtttcttttacattGTGGAAGGTCTAAGACGTCTAATCttatcaattttgattttatttttattaagagAGTCTtgataacaaattttcttaagaaaacgtAACAAACATGCCGACAAATCCAGAAAAAGTGATTTAGTTATccgcaaaattattttgccgTTAAATTACCTGACCCAACGAAAGAAGAGATCTTGATCGTGTGTCAAGATcccaaaaaaagttaaaattgtAACAAAACAAAGAGTACAAAATAATCAAAACTTTTCCACACGTGCGtgtgaaaaattctacaaTTAGTAAGACTAATGTGCGTGAAGTCGATTGCGCAAAAAAAGAACTGAAAGATCATAAAGTATTATCAcgaattgtttttttgtttgtcgTGAAGTAAGAATAATGAAGTATTTTCTTGGATTAGTTTTTTTGGtgctttttctcatttttatttattgtctCTTTTACCGACATTGTGAATGGCTCGGAGGGAGTAGCATTCCATCCCCTTCAAGGTATCAGGGTGAGTTTCCCgctgaatttttatgtaattgaagaggaagaaaaaaaattaaccatgATGTTTGTAGGTAATAATGTCGTTGTGACATCTTCAAGGCATGAGTCTGTGGGAGAAAATATTCCTCTTCGGgatcaaaataatattaaagacATGGAAATGAGATGTATTACTAATCAACCACGTGCTACAATGGCAATATCAACTATTATTGCTCCGAATCCTCTTAATAGAGATTTCCATCCACTTCCTAATAGAGGAGTAATGCAACATTCACCGGAATCTAATTCAGAAGGAATTTCTTCAGCAACTGCTCTCCTCAATCCATCCCATTTACCTCAAGGAGGGGTTCTTCAACAGGATCCTAACTGTCTCAGAATTATTCAGCCACCTTCGTACGAAGAAGTCATGTCCAATACATCCTTCTACCGAAGTccgaaggagaaataaaaatcaaagaagtttCTTATTAGTGCCTTAGGAAGTCAAAGATATTAGCCAGGAAGCCTCTTTGTTACTTCATCTAACTGAGATCGTGAAATATCCGTTATAAATCAGGGATTTTATGTAGTTTAtaatatttccaaaatattaaaCCGTCTTCAAGCAACATTTTTGTgcttaaaaaaatgcttttaatgttattaggaaaatttttaaatttattaaattgtatgataaattgtaaagagaataatttaaaaaaaattaaaatcatattttaaattaaacctccaaaagaaaaagttgtttttttatgAAGATGTGAGGTGTGGGTTTAATTTAAGAACAACATTGTCCCACTGATGTGCCCAAAATCATGCGCGCGCGTCCACCGACGCATCATCCAGCTAATCGCGCAGATCACAAAGTGTCAAAGGAAGTATTACATGGTTGATTAGACAGAATGTCTCTTCGGGATTTTGAGAGATTTCTCACATTTATTCCAGTTTTCTGTCTCATAATACTCATTTTTGTGCTCCTCTTGAGGTTCTTTCAAATCTACATTGCCCCACATTTTGCCCTTGGATCGGGTGAGTTTCCTCTTTATCAAACTTTCTGTACGCTCTAATCCTTCTTCCCTTCTCAAAGGTTCTAATTCAGCAAGATCTGGGAATCTTCAGGCTCATCGTTTTGCCACTCATTGTCCCCGAAATTCTTCATACGATCCCTACAATCGTCCTATGCGGCAGGATGAGTGAGTAACTTCTCATTCGAATTTCcccccacaaaaaaattaattcctttctttttctcttaaaaggaTTCCCTCAAATACACCATATCCAACGCAGAATGTAATGCCCATCCCCCAACAAAGTCATCTACCACAGAATTCAAGATTAATCCAAAAGAAACTCGTggtttgtaaaatttttccaaatgaaCAGTAGAGAGACGGATTTTCCCAATTTCCCAGCGCAAGCGCAATGATTGGGAAAAATGAGAGATTCGAGATTATCCAAGCAACTAATTCTGTGATTGTAAACTCCAGAACAAACTACCCGAAAccagattaatatttttttgagctATAGAACAATTACGATGCATTTCAGTggcgatttttttcaatttaataacgAATTAATTAAGTAACTAATTTTACATTCTGTCGTTTTGAATGTGGATTTATTGTCGAaggaaagtaataaaattctatttaaacgCGAAACGGGATTTTTTCCACCAGAGGGCCGAATAATGTTGTAGCGACATCTAGGGCataacaaaaattcatttaaccagcatttttataacttttattaATCGTTCAacagtttaaagaaaaaaattatttctcttgtTGCAATTTCGACCGAAACATTTCTCCGAGGGCATCTGCTCCCACCTGATTGATCTCATCGTATCCATGGGGCTCAAGTTCATCTTTGCAGTGCTGATACCATGCCCTGACACGACCATATGGACCCAATTCAAAGCCAAATGCTTCAATTTGTGACACAGTGACGCATAGCGTGAGATCGGCGATTGTAAAATTGTCCGTTGCCACCCATTTGCGTCCCTTTAGAATGTCATCGAACCACCCTAGAGCTTCAGCTAGGCGAGCTTTTTTAGTTTCATCTAAATGTGCTCCAACAAATAGTGTGGGAAACTACAAATGGTAAAAATTTACCTTTCAATTCCTTGGAATTATTTAAGGAATATTTCGTTTTTATAGTAAAGAATCCTTACGAAATAATCAGAAGCTCTTTGGTAGAGAGTACCCAAATCAAAATGGATTCGTTGATCCACCATTGCTCTCTGTAAGATGTCCTTTGGGTACAGAATATCATCCTCAGCATAGGCTGACACCAAATACATAAGAATTACGCGGCTCTCCCACAGAACAAGATCATTGTCATCCATTGTAGGGATGCAGTGTTGCGGATTCAACTACcaggaatttattaattaaattttgaaggtttaaataattaattttaagcttttttacCTGCACAAAATCCGGTTTAAGTTGATCCCCATCGAGTATATTGACAATTTTGAGATCAAAATCAATCTTTAGGAGTCTCCCAAGGAGTAAAATTGTCCTACAGGGTGGACTTTCGGGCAAGTAGTACAGCTTTACTGGCATTTTGACGCCccttaaagatatttttgcaaagGTATTTCCCCTCTCATAGCAcaaggcaaaaaaagaagtaaacaAGCgataaaggagaaaaaaaaacataactcAGCGCATGGGAATTCTATGCGaccctttaatttatttcactaaGGGTTGAGCACGTGGTTGTTACCTCCACGCCTCtgcgaaaaaaaatggcaaaagaaatttatcatccaaaatcaatatatttataaaataaaagctcaatgGTCCGGAAGCATAGTTGATATATGTAGTTGTCATTGATTTACATAGCACACTAATTTGCTAATTCTGCAGAAAAATTACTCACTCAATACAATACAAactatgtacctacatatataagaaaatacaactcaataaaattccgccaatacatataaataattcagaaaaataaCTTCAACTTAGAGGACAAAAGATCACGAAAAAGCTCTTCACTTGAAGCAACTTTACAAGCATTTCTTCTATTCTATTTTTACtcttcctgtttttttttctcttgcaaaTTTGTTCCTTACTTAATGGTTTCCACGAATTTTTGCTGTACAACAGCAGTAGCATCAATACAATTACCCAGTTTCGAAGCTCTCACGGGGTTTTAATTAATCCCAATTGTGCGCCAAAATCTTCcaagaatttcaagaaaaccttattcataaaaaaaattcaattaaatctacttttattttgatttataaggaagttaaatggaaattattctctattgaaataaattgaaaacgaAAAATTTATGCGACAGTGAAAGGGAAAAGAGACGCCCGCGGTTTGATCTACACGACACGTTCCCTTGAACTGACGCGCGAATTTGTCGGAGGCTATaagaaaagcacaaaaaagctcATAGAAGTTTGTGTTTCTGGGGGCAACCAACGAAAATACACAAGACACGGAATAAGGACTCAATATTGCATCTAATGAATACGTCCTttatattattgtttttttgccAAGAGCTCAGGTGAGACGCTCAACCCACTTTTAGCAGAATGAACACGGTGCTCATCACTTCatttgtatatgtatgtaggtagtgGGGTAGGTGGATACTTTGGAATTCAATTGATCTGATGACGTCTCATTTACAATTTCATGTTgcacgatttttttaaatgattatttgTTAACCCATTGTGAcctttaaatagtttttatataaaatcaattattatttattgattggctgatttattgattaatttaaacaaaaaatcaatattttttttccattatttaGGGGTTGATTAAAACAGTTCCAATCATGCCTCTATACGtattaatttccaataaaattttttatatgccACCGGAAATACATtagaattaatcaaaaaatattaaataaaaatcaagatCAAGCATATCTTCTGAAGTAGTGTTTTATCACAGGAAAATGGGAAGGAAATCAATCCACCCCCACGTGGGTTCAGGAAATTCAGGGAAATAATGAACACGCATCATTATCACAACAATCAATCTCTGCGTGTTCATTTACATTACAATGCAGCACAAGAGGGCATAACAAAAGAGAAGGAGGACGGCATGTATGAATGTCTATCGATtgagacaattttatttattggtgTGAGAAGTAATTACCACGAAAAAATGCTGGTAAACTCATTGTCTTGCACATTCCCTCCCTGCTAAAACTTCCGACCTGCTCTTGGGTGGTTGGCTACCTGGTGAGTTCCGAGAAAGTTTTCTTCCCATGGAATGTCAAGTATTTCCCTCTTATCTCATTTAGAACCATCacagaaattttaaaagccTTAACGGTGAGTAAGTACCCCCCTGTGGAAGGGATTGTACGGGCTTTGGGAAAGGTATTTAGGCTCATTGCCAATTGCGGGGGGTTTTCACTTTTGTTGCATCTTTGGCAAGTGAACGTTGTGTGGTGTTAACAAGTTGTGTACGGAAGTTCTTTGTGATTGagagaggagaaagaaaatgctTCAGAGGAGATTATACATTTCCTTGGCATTCCTGTGTGTGGTCCATGCTGAGAATGTTGTCTACCCAACGGCTGTTCATCAGCATGGGGACACCCAAACGCTCTATCGAGCATCATCGAGCAATGGGGATCATGAGGATAATGTTCCAGCAAGTTCAGTTCAGGTGAGTTGAGGAAATTTGCTTAAGATAAATCTCATTTCAagcatattaattttaattgatttgatttgAAAAGGTCGTGAACAATGCACCCTATGACACAGCAATCTCATCAGAATTCATCCCACATGATGCAGTTCAGCAGTATATAGCACAACATGCCGGAAATGGAGTCTACCCACCCGTTTACTACCCCCATGGAGATAAATCCGGCGGATTTACCGTCCAAACAGGCTACGAAGGCTACCTCGTGCCCGCCATTCCGCAAAAACAACAACCATCCAGCATGGATTACCTCCGTACCCTCATGCCATCATTCCCAGTGACCTTCCTGGCCATTGCTAGGCGCGTAATTTACATGCTCTTCCAAACACTCGGCTACATCTTAGCTGGTGGTAGCATCACAGCTGCTGTGTGTGCTGTAACACCCTTCTGTAGGCTCACCTTCCTCGGATTGCCATTCCTGCGGATGAAGGAATCCGCAAAGACAATCACGGACACAATTGCCAATGAAATAACGGAAGAGAGGGTGAAAAGAGCAGCGGAATTGGTTAAAATAGCTCTGGAAAAGTACCAAGAT from Lutzomyia longipalpis isolate SR_M1_2022 chromosome 1, ASM2433408v1 encodes:
- the LOC129787804 gene encoding glutathione S-transferase D7 isoform X1 — encoded protein: MPVKLYYLPESPPCRTILLLGRLLKIDFDLKIVNILDGDQLKPDFVQLNPQHCIPTMDDNDLVLWESRVILMYLVSAYAEDDILYPKDILQRAMVDQRIHFDLGTLYQRASDYFFPTLFVGAHLDETKKARLAEALGWFDDILKGRKWVATDNFTIADLTLCVTVSQIEAFGFELGPYGRVRAWYQHCKDELEPHGYDEINQVGADALGEMFRSKLQQEK
- the LOC129787804 gene encoding glutathione S-transferase D7 isoform X2, with product MFFFLLYRLFTSFFALCYERGNTFAKISLRGVKMPVKLYYLPESPPCRTILLLGRLLKIDFDLKIVNILDGDQLKPDFVQLNPQHCIPTMDDNDLVLWESRVILMYLVSAYAEDDILYPKDILQRAMVDQRIHFDLGTLYQRASDYFFPTLFVGAHLDETKKARLAEALGWFDDILKGRKWVATDNFTIADLTLCVTVSQIEAFGFELGPYGRVRAWYQHCKDELEPHGYDEINQVGADALGEMFRSKLQQEK
- the LOC129787801 gene encoding uncharacterized protein LOC129787801; translated protein: MLQRRLYISLAFLCVVHAENVVYPTAVHQHGDTQTLYRASSSNGDHEDNVPASSVQVVNNAPYDTAISSEFIPHDAVQQYIAQHAGNGVYPPVYYPHGDKSGGFTVQTGYEGYLVPAIPQKQQPSSMDYLRTLMPSFPVTFLAIARRVIYMLFQTLGYILAGGSITAAVCAVTPFCRLTFLGLPFLRMKESAKTITDTIANEITEERVKRAAELVKIALEKYQDMQLESEDDKKEVKQIQ
- the LOC129787810 gene encoding uncharacterized protein LOC129787810; the encoded protein is MSLRDFERFLTFIPVFCLIILIFVLLLRFFQIYIAPHFALGSGSNSARSGNLQAHRFATHCPRNSSYDPYNRPMRQDEIPSNTPYPTQNVMPIPQQSHLPQNSRLIQKKLVVCKIFPNEQ
- the LOC129787791 gene encoding uncharacterized protein LOC129787791, which encodes MKTYDELVRECTTRELRAKCERRGLPSTGNKDELAKRIVARKLQNCDGGAKLCKTLEKDGLQGKDGKTSKKDGLRGKDGKTLEKDGLQSKDDASNGSQDEFQCSNDEKMRRKPVKERRDQLQFYDVEGSIEEFSGSKFEDVRLWLEEFDDVAEMAGWSSKQRILMCKKFLRGTARNFIFAEGTATSWREMKRMLVDEFGKRISSVEIHRRLSSRMKKDDETYLDYVYEIQRIGKMGNVDESSLCEYVCDGIPGDEMEKLVLYDAKTIRELKMKLERYERQMEIRKKYVEVEDEDEISEEDYDSEEEDEEAEEIDENSDDETSEENDVEFEGSDEKSEDEESEIEKSEIWVNSIIVEEDVQVTSPEMKPDENEMKNDQADDEKMNENNDDKKAVSKLEAVAMLNEKRIFEIVEMEFYEEMMKKLSENNSGPRMLYVDYREINSKINELW